The Streptomyces sp. NBC_00306 sequence CTGGGCATCGAGGTGGAGATCGTGCCGGGCGTCTCCTCGTTCTCGGCGGTCGCCGCGATCGTGCAGCGCGAGCTGACGATCCCGGAGGTCGCGCAGTCGGTGATCCTGACGCGGCTCGGGGGCGGGAAGACGCCGATGCCGGAGGGCGAGGAGGTACGGGAGTTCGCCCGGCACGGCACGACAATGGCGCTGTTCCTGTCCGCGGCCCGCTCGGGCCAGTTGACGCAGGAGCTCCTCGAAGGCGGCTACCCGACGAGTACGCCGGTGGTGATCGCGTACCAGGCGACCTGGCCCGAGGAGCTGATCCTGCGCTGCACCCTCGGCACGCTGGAGGAGACGGTCAAGGAGCACAAGCTCTGGAAGCACACGCTGTTCCTGGTCGGCCCGGCGCTCTCCGCCTCGGGGACCCGCTCGCATCTGTACCACCCGGGCCACTTCCACGGATTCCGCAAGGCCGACCCCGCCGCCCGCAAGGCGCTGCGCGCACAGGGCGCCACCCCGTGATCACGGTCATCGGCACCGGGACCGGCGCGCCGCCCTCCGTCCGGGACGCCGAGGCGCTCGACGCGGCGACCCTGGTGGTCGGCGCACGGCGGCATCTGACGGCGGCCCGGGTGCCGGCCGCCGCCGAGCAGGTGGCGATGGGGCCGCTCGGGCCGGCGCTCGACGCGATCGAGAAGGCCCGGGCGGACGGTGCGGCGCGCGTCGTGGTGCTCGCCTCCGGCGATCCGGGGTTCTTCGGGATCGTCCGGGTGCTGGCCGAACGCTTCGGCGCGGACGCCCTGGACGTGCGGCCCGGGGCCGCGTCGGTGGCGGTCGCGTTCGCCCGGGCCGGGCTGCCGTGGGACGACGCGGTCGTCGTCAGCGCGCACGGCCGTGATCTGCGGACCGCGGTCAACGTGTGCCGTGCGCACCCCAAGACGGCGGTGCTGACCGGGCCGGGAGCCGGGCCGGCGGAGCTGGGCGCCGAGTTGGCGTACCGGTCCGCCGACCGTGTGCTCGTGGTGGCGTCGGCGCTCGGCGACCCGGAGCACGAGCGTGTCGAGCGGCTCACTCCGGCGCAGGCCGCGGAGCGCGAGTGGGACGCGGTGAGCGTGGTGCTGTGCCTGGACGAGTCCCGGTCGGTCGCCGCCGGTCAGCGGACGATCGCCGGGCGGCACCTCGGGCCGTCCCGATGGGCGCTGGACGAGAGCGCGTTCGCACACCGCGACTCGATGATCACCAAGTTCGAGGTGCGGGCCCTCGCGCTGGCCCGGCTCGGGCCGCGTATCGGCGATCTCGTCTGGGACATCGGCGCCGGCTCGGGCTCGGTGGCCGTGGAGTGCGCCCGGTTCGGCGCGGCGGTGGTCGCGGTGGAGAAGACCGCGGACGGGGTCGGACGGATCCGGGCCAACGCGTTCTCGCACGGCGTGGACGTCCGCGCGGTGCACGGGTCGGCGCCCACCGTGCTCTCCCAACTACCGGACCCGGACGCGGTGTTCATCGGCGGTGGCGGCGCCGACCTGCCCGCCGTCGTCGCGGCCTCGGCCCGGCGGGCCCGGCGCACCGTGGTGGTCGCGCTGGCGGCGCTGGACCGGGTGCCCGCGGTGCGCGGCGCCCTGACCGCGGCGGGTTTCACCGCGGACGGTGTTCTGCTGAACTCGGCACGGCTGGCGCCGCTGCCGGGTGACGTGACGCGGCTGGCGGCCGCGAATCCGGTCTTCCTGCTGTGGGGCGACCGCCCCGTACAAGCGCCTACCGAAGGAGCAGTTCAGTGATCGGCCTGATCTCCGCGACGGCGGCGGGCGCCGTCGCCCGCGACCGGCTCGCCGCCGCCTGGCCCGGCCGCACCCGGGTGTACGAAGGCCCGGTGCGCGACGCCGTGGAGCGCGCGTTCGCGGAGTGCGGGCAGCTGGTGTGCTTCCTCGCGACGGGCGCGGTGGTCCGGCTGGTCGCCCCGCTGCTCGCGGGCAAGGCGGCGGACCCGGGTGTGGTGTGCGTCGACGAGGGGCAGCGGTACGCGGTGTCGCTGCTGGGCGGGCACGGCGGCGGCGCCAACCTCCTTGCGGAGCAGGTGGCGGACGTCCTCGGCTGCGAGCCGGTGGTGACGACCGCGACGGACGCGACGGGGGTGCCGGGCCTCGACACGCTCGGCTGGCCCGTCGAGGGCGCGGTGGCGTCCGTGACCCGGGCGGTGCTGGACGGCGATCCGGTGGAACTGCGGGCGGACGTGGTGTGGCCGCTGCCGCCGCTGCCCGCGCATGTGGGGCCCGCCGGCGACGG is a genomic window containing:
- the cbiE gene encoding precorrin-6y C5,15-methyltransferase (decarboxylating) subunit CbiE, whose amino-acid sequence is MITVIGTGTGAPPSVRDAEALDAATLVVGARRHLTAARVPAAAEQVAMGPLGPALDAIEKARADGAARVVVLASGDPGFFGIVRVLAERFGADALDVRPGAASVAVAFARAGLPWDDAVVVSAHGRDLRTAVNVCRAHPKTAVLTGPGAGPAELGAELAYRSADRVLVVASALGDPEHERVERLTPAQAAEREWDAVSVVLCLDESRSVAAGQRTIAGRHLGPSRWALDESAFAHRDSMITKFEVRALALARLGPRIGDLVWDIGAGSGSVAVECARFGAAVVAVEKTADGVGRIRANAFSHGVDVRAVHGSAPTVLSQLPDPDAVFIGGGGADLPAVVAASARRARRTVVVALAALDRVPAVRGALTAAGFTADGVLLNSARLAPLPGDVTRLAAANPVFLLWGDRPVQAPTEGAVQ
- the cobM gene encoding precorrin-4 C(11)-methyltransferase, whose protein sequence is MADAALHGKVTFVGAGPGAADLLTFRAARAIADADIVIWAASLVQAEVLDHAREGAEILDSAALSLEDVVAVYRRAHDEDLKVARIHSGDPALWGGTQEQLDRCVELGIEVEIVPGVSSFSAVAAIVQRELTIPEVAQSVILTRLGGGKTPMPEGEEVREFARHGTTMALFLSAARSGQLTQELLEGGYPTSTPVVIAYQATWPEELILRCTLGTLEETVKEHKLWKHTLFLVGPALSASGTRSHLYHPGHFHGFRKADPAARKALRAQGATP